The Algoriphagus sp. TR-M9 genome has a window encoding:
- the ccoG gene encoding cytochrome c oxidase accessory protein CcoG: MAKKNPHLDPEHFRDALATVQDDGKRNWVYPKKVKGFFYKNRTYLSWVLLAILFAGPFIQVDGRPYFLFNIFERKFIIFGAVFWPQDTYLLIFLLLIFFLFIILFTVAFGRVWCGWACPQTLFMEMVFRKIEYAIEGDANQQRALNAKPWDTEKVIKKGSKIAIFAFISLLIGHLVMAYLIGINQVITIVSSPPSAHMSGFLGLLGFSGIFMFVFTWFREQACLVVCPYGRLQGVLLDDNSINVMYDYVRGEPRGPIRKNPEENSDKGDCVDCSLCVQVCPTGIDIRNGIQMECVNCTACIDACDEVMEKVDRPKGLIRYASPTSIKQGFEKLVTGRVKVYIVILTLLVSAFVSLIVTREDIAATITRFPGMTYQEREDGTVSNLYQITLINKTFEQQEVELKSVNEGLEVEILGAQTFVLEPQSKFEGRFFLVKNNQEVRVNQEKVALSLMHLGEEIDQIETSFTAPVSN; encoded by the coding sequence ATGGCGAAGAAAAACCCACATTTAGACCCTGAGCATTTCAGAGATGCACTCGCTACCGTTCAGGACGATGGGAAGAGAAACTGGGTGTATCCTAAAAAAGTAAAGGGTTTTTTCTACAAAAACAGAACCTACTTGTCCTGGGTACTCCTGGCAATTTTATTTGCCGGGCCTTTTATTCAGGTTGACGGGAGACCCTATTTTTTGTTCAATATTTTTGAGCGGAAGTTTATCATATTTGGGGCTGTATTTTGGCCCCAAGATACCTATTTGCTTATTTTTCTTCTCCTGATTTTTTTCCTCTTTATCATTTTGTTCACAGTTGCATTTGGTAGAGTCTGGTGCGGATGGGCATGTCCTCAGACTTTGTTTATGGAAATGGTTTTTCGTAAAATAGAGTATGCGATTGAGGGGGATGCTAATCAGCAAAGAGCCTTAAATGCCAAACCATGGGATACGGAGAAAGTCATCAAGAAAGGCTCTAAAATTGCCATTTTTGCTTTTATATCTCTATTAATTGGCCATTTGGTGATGGCGTATTTAATCGGTATCAATCAAGTCATCACTATTGTGTCCTCTCCGCCATCAGCTCACATGAGCGGATTTTTAGGCTTGCTTGGTTTTTCTGGTATTTTTATGTTCGTGTTTACCTGGTTTAGAGAGCAAGCATGCTTAGTGGTTTGTCCTTACGGACGATTGCAGGGCGTGCTGCTGGATGATAATTCCATCAATGTCATGTACGATTATGTGCGTGGGGAGCCCAGGGGGCCGATCCGAAAAAATCCTGAAGAAAATAGCGATAAAGGGGACTGTGTAGATTGCTCCCTCTGTGTGCAAGTTTGCCCGACAGGAATAGACATTCGAAACGGGATACAAATGGAATGTGTGAATTGCACGGCTTGTATAGATGCCTGCGACGAGGTCATGGAAAAGGTAGATCGGCCTAAGGGGTTGATCCGATACGCTTCCCCCACTAGTATCAAGCAGGGCTTTGAAAAACTGGTTACTGGAAGAGTAAAGGTGTACATTGTGATCTTAACGCTTTTGGTCAGTGCCTTCGTTTCCTTGATCGTGACTCGGGAAGATATTGCGGCTACCATTACCAGATTTCCCGGGATGACCTATCAGGAGCGAGAAGATGGTACGGTGAGTAATTTGTACCAAATCACTTTAATCAATAAAACCTTTGAGCAACAGGAGGTAGAATTAAAGTCTGTCAATGAAGGATTAGAGGTGGAAATACTGGGAGCACAGACATTTGTTTTGGAGCCTCAGTCTAAGTTTGAAGGGAGGTTTTTCTTGGTAAAAAACAACCAAGAAGTACGCGTAAACCAAGAAAAAGTAGCTCTTAGTCTGATGCATTTGGGTGAAGAAATAGATCAGATAGAAACAAGTTTCACAGCACCGGTGAGTAATTAG
- a CDS encoding heavy metal translocating P-type ATPase, whose product MPDFSSTEQVKCYHCGEDCGDLELSFDHKVFCCQGCKLVYEVLSENELTDYYELEFQPGISQKSSNKHAYRFDYLDDIETVSALLSFQNENEAHISFYIPSIHCASCIWLLENLYQLNSGVISSRVDFIKKKVYIKYLKEKLSLKSLVTLLDTIGYEPEISLASTDEKKAVTLDKRTVQHLAVAGFCFGNMMLFSVPEYFSEAELIAESFRGVFSYLNILLAIPVVFFSARDYYRSAWNSLSQKKINMDVPIVLGIISLFLYSLWEIIVNARAGYMDSLGGLLFFLLLGKIFQQKTFATLEFDRDFKAYFPIAVTRIKSDQEEVVPLSKVVVGDVILVRDEELIPADSILLSQEASIDYSFVTGEEIPVPKNKSQLIYAGGRQKGEPIMLHIQKPPSQGYLTDLWNNEAFNSSKERLLEPLSTKVSAAFTWTVLVVAFGALVFWSFSDIALGVKAFVSVLIIACPCALAMSTPFTLGNALRIFGRNKFYLKNASVVERMALLDTVVFDKTGTLTDPANASVNYTGEKLSEESLSLIKAMVAFSTHPLSNRINYWLKHVPLATLEKIEEIKGKGLQASYKGAIVKLGSGIFAGPESLPTSDEGNQVYLQMDGSYIGCFHIKSGLRKSAPAVVSELSNKYAIHVLSGDHKQEQQALTKILGAADITYNFQQSPLDKLNYLKNLNSSNKHSAMIGDGLNDAGALQASEVGIAISDRVSHFSPASDGILDAAAFSKLPAFMDFAKQCRKIIKSSFLLSFIYNLIGISLAVQGLLSPVICAVLMPLSSISVVVFTTFSTNLVALNKGLFKPNQV is encoded by the coding sequence ATGCCTGATTTTTCATCTACTGAACAAGTGAAATGCTATCATTGCGGTGAAGACTGCGGGGATCTTGAATTGTCTTTTGACCATAAGGTGTTCTGTTGTCAAGGTTGCAAATTGGTTTATGAGGTGCTGTCTGAAAATGAGTTGACAGACTACTATGAATTAGAATTTCAACCCGGTATTTCGCAAAAATCTAGTAATAAACATGCCTACCGGTTTGATTACCTCGACGATATAGAGACGGTTTCGGCCTTACTCTCTTTTCAGAACGAGAATGAGGCACATATTTCATTTTATATTCCATCTATTCATTGCGCTTCTTGTATTTGGCTTTTAGAAAACCTATACCAGCTTAATTCTGGTGTGATTTCAAGTCGGGTGGATTTTATTAAAAAGAAAGTTTACATCAAATACCTGAAGGAAAAGCTATCTCTGAAATCTTTGGTGACCCTGCTTGACACCATTGGGTATGAACCTGAAATCAGCCTTGCCAGTACGGATGAAAAAAAAGCAGTAACCTTGGATAAACGGACTGTACAGCATCTGGCTGTGGCAGGATTTTGTTTTGGTAATATGATGCTATTTAGCGTCCCGGAGTATTTTTCTGAAGCTGAGTTAATAGCGGAGTCTTTTCGAGGTGTTTTTAGTTACCTTAATATTTTACTAGCCATTCCAGTGGTGTTTTTTTCCGCTCGGGATTACTATCGCTCTGCTTGGAATTCGCTATCACAAAAGAAAATAAATATGGATGTGCCCATCGTACTGGGTATTATCTCTCTTTTTTTATACTCTCTTTGGGAAATCATAGTCAATGCTAGGGCTGGTTACATGGATAGTTTAGGAGGCTTATTGTTCTTTCTTCTTTTAGGTAAAATTTTCCAACAAAAGACATTTGCTACCCTTGAGTTTGATAGAGATTTTAAGGCTTACTTTCCTATAGCGGTCACCCGAATTAAATCAGACCAAGAAGAGGTGGTCCCTCTGTCCAAAGTTGTAGTTGGAGATGTTATTTTAGTTCGGGATGAAGAATTGATTCCTGCGGATTCCATTTTGCTCAGCCAGGAGGCCAGTATTGATTATAGCTTTGTGACAGGGGAGGAAATTCCTGTTCCCAAAAACAAATCCCAGTTAATCTATGCCGGAGGACGGCAGAAAGGGGAGCCTATTATGCTGCATATCCAAAAGCCTCCATCTCAAGGATACTTGACAGACCTGTGGAACAATGAGGCTTTCAATTCCAGTAAGGAGCGGCTTTTGGAACCACTTTCTACTAAAGTAAGTGCTGCATTTACCTGGACGGTTTTGGTGGTTGCTTTTGGTGCGCTTGTTTTTTGGAGTTTTAGTGATATAGCTTTAGGCGTAAAAGCATTTGTATCGGTACTGATCATTGCTTGTCCATGTGCTTTGGCTATGTCCACCCCGTTTACTTTGGGGAATGCCCTTCGGATATTTGGCAGGAATAAATTTTACCTTAAAAATGCCAGTGTAGTGGAGCGTATGGCTTTGCTGGATACTGTTGTTTTCGATAAAACAGGTACGCTCACGGATCCAGCTAATGCCAGTGTAAACTATACCGGAGAGAAGTTGTCCGAAGAAAGCCTTTCCCTGATTAAGGCGATGGTCGCTTTTTCTACGCACCCTTTGAGTAATAGAATTAATTATTGGTTGAAGCATGTTCCTTTGGCAACTTTAGAAAAGATTGAAGAAATCAAAGGAAAAGGACTTCAGGCAAGCTATAAAGGTGCAATAGTCAAATTGGGATCTGGCATTTTTGCAGGACCTGAAAGCCTGCCCACTTCCGATGAGGGTAATCAGGTGTACCTGCAAATGGACGGTAGTTATATTGGGTGCTTTCATATAAAGTCCGGATTACGGAAGTCTGCCCCTGCTGTAGTGTCCGAACTCAGTAATAAATATGCCATCCATGTGCTTTCCGGTGATCATAAGCAGGAGCAACAAGCTCTGACGAAAATTTTGGGAGCTGCTGATATCACCTATAATTTTCAGCAAAGTCCATTAGATAAGTTGAACTATTTGAAAAACCTAAATAGTAGCAACAAGCATTCAGCAATGATTGGCGATGGTCTGAATGACGCAGGAGCGCTACAGGCGAGTGAAGTGGGAATAGCCATTAGTGATCGAGTCAGCCATTTTTCCCCGGCAAGTGACGGAATATTGGATGCTGCAGCTTTTTCCAAGCTTCCAGCTTTCATGGACTTTGCTAAGCAATGCAGGAAAATCATCAAAAGCAGCTTTCTCTTAAGTTTTATTTATAACTTAATAGGGATTTCACTGGCAGTTCAGGGATTGTTGAGTCCGGTGATTTGTGCAGTATTGATGCCATTGAGTAGTATTTCGGTGGTGGTTTTTACCACTTTTTCCACCAATCTGGTGGCTCTGAATAAAGGATTGTTTAAACCAAATCAAGTATAA
- a CDS encoding cbb3-type cytochrome c oxidase N-terminal domain-containing protein: MKKYISFLILLLLSASKPVLAQDAVTAPSMDRNQLTILIILGVILAVILLLLVLIIYLMAFMSSVFRKEDPSLAEEPTWWESFKAKFVTGNVEEELDSDKLMADHSYDGIQELDNFMPPWLQYVFSGTIIIAIVYFSYYTVLGFGKTGVEEYEEEMRIAAIEEEERNANGAANIDETTAIFDDSAPALSTGKTIFETNCAACHAADGGGGVGPNLTDQYWLHGGDVKDLFAVIKYGVIEKGMVPWEDQLSPKEIQDVSSYILTLQGTTPAAPKDPQGELYSPSSDPPASGEISADPVVDSTAVGE, encoded by the coding sequence ATGAAAAAATATATAAGCTTTTTAATCCTATTGCTGCTTTCGGCCAGTAAACCTGTACTGGCTCAAGATGCAGTGACCGCTCCATCCATGGATAGAAACCAATTGACCATACTGATTATTCTAGGAGTGATCCTGGCGGTAATCTTATTGTTACTGGTTCTGATCATTTATTTGATGGCCTTTATGTCATCAGTTTTTCGTAAAGAAGATCCAAGCTTGGCAGAGGAGCCCACCTGGTGGGAATCTTTCAAGGCTAAATTTGTCACAGGAAATGTAGAGGAAGAACTGGACAGTGATAAGCTAATGGCAGACCACTCCTATGATGGAATCCAGGAGCTAGACAATTTTATGCCTCCTTGGCTTCAGTATGTGTTTTCAGGTACTATCATAATTGCAATAGTTTATTTTAGTTACTATACGGTATTAGGCTTTGGAAAGACAGGAGTCGAAGAATACGAGGAGGAAATGAGAATTGCTGCGATAGAAGAGGAAGAACGAAATGCGAATGGGGCAGCCAATATAGATGAAACCACTGCCATATTTGATGATTCAGCCCCAGCGCTGAGCACTGGAAAAACAATCTTTGAAACTAATTGTGCGGCCTGCCATGCAGCAGATGGAGGTGGTGGAGTGGGGCCAAACCTAACGGATCAGTACTGGCTTCATGGAGGAGATGTAAAAGATTTGTTTGCGGTGATTAAATATGGGGTAATAGAAAAGGGAATGGTGCCATGGGAGGATCAGCTGAGTCCGAAGGAAATCCAGGATGTCTCCAGCTACATTCTTACGCTACAAGGTACTACTCCAGCAGCCCCTAAAGACCCTCAGGGAGAGCTGTATTCTCCAAGCTCGGATCCCCCAGCTTCAGGGGAAATTAGTGCAGACCCAGTAGTAGATTCTACAGCAGTAGGAGAATGA
- a CDS encoding PKD domain-containing protein: protein MLRILRLTLFLCLLTGSFIAKGQIGFPYCESFADGETQAATILGGSAKMVDGALRLTESVMEQSGYVYIDVPFSSAYGIKASFEYFMYGGSGADGLTVFLFDAETQNFQPGGFGGSLGYAQRNNTPGLTGAYLGLGFDAFGNFGNTNENRNGGFLAGSTSLFPNSIVLRRGGSGLTGYEFVNGKITNDPPPGTAQIALDVEYQFPLSSGGFGTTRVEDLNQPGYRKVFLELEPHPNGVGYLVKLEMVVTTVQNEPRTITIFQSTAFTLQAPKNLKIGFAASTGGETNIHEIKNLLLEVSNEEDLQNPQGVDFSDFASCEGQENQYYITDEEVVLPNENSEIRCLQFYASLEEIEEESEDICAQGKCREDTRELVLPEGTFRAGDDGGDFTFFPNEGFTDQEVTVYYTITDNYGKSSTGNSMTLKIQESPEPVTLFVEDASNPETEIRLCGGESVSLQSEGNEAYDRYEWYKDGELIEGEASPQLIAGEKGVYQVYAYNRKNCPAKSNEITLVFPEFPGFEVEDRVVGCTPGEPVDVSAVIAGFDLILYDYRLVNTAGEQFINEELRSIAEAGDYELSLKHKDLECWSSPNPLEVIILDEEFVADFEFEVLGTGVKGEEDGGFFPDDQFQFTDRSDETAVSWFWDFGDGSTSEEKNPTHIYGKKGSFNVSLTITNELGCESVEEKTLEIIRSYRLMFPTGFTPLDNTNELFEPKYKGLVSGELLIFNLWGELIFRSESLDELGWDGKLDGELLDAGIYIYRFNGVATDGEEAVDSGKFKLIR from the coding sequence TTGCTTAGAATCCTACGTTTAACGCTTTTCCTTTGCTTATTAACTGGTTCCTTCATTGCAAAAGGCCAAATAGGATTTCCTTACTGTGAATCTTTTGCCGATGGGGAGACACAAGCGGCCACGATTCTGGGTGGCTCAGCCAAAATGGTCGATGGAGCCTTGAGGCTGACTGAATCCGTGATGGAGCAAAGTGGCTATGTATATATAGATGTGCCATTTTCTTCAGCTTATGGGATCAAGGCTTCTTTTGAATATTTTATGTATGGAGGCAGTGGGGCTGATGGTTTAACCGTTTTTTTATTTGATGCCGAAACACAAAATTTTCAACCAGGTGGATTTGGTGGTTCGCTGGGATATGCGCAGCGAAACAATACACCAGGGCTCACCGGAGCCTATTTGGGGTTAGGTTTTGATGCTTTTGGTAATTTTGGGAATACCAATGAAAATCGAAATGGAGGGTTCCTAGCTGGAAGCACCTCACTTTTTCCAAATAGCATTGTCCTCAGGAGAGGAGGAAGCGGGCTTACCGGGTACGAATTTGTGAACGGGAAGATAACCAATGATCCGCCTCCAGGGACCGCTCAGATTGCATTGGATGTAGAATATCAGTTTCCGCTCAGCTCAGGAGGATTTGGAACTACTCGGGTAGAAGACCTGAATCAGCCCGGCTATAGAAAAGTTTTTCTTGAATTAGAGCCTCACCCCAATGGTGTGGGCTACTTGGTGAAACTAGAGATGGTGGTAACCACTGTTCAGAATGAACCCAGGACGATTACCATTTTCCAGTCCACTGCATTTACCTTGCAGGCTCCGAAGAATTTAAAAATTGGCTTTGCAGCATCCACTGGAGGTGAAACTAATATCCATGAAATAAAAAATCTTTTGCTTGAAGTTTCAAACGAGGAAGATCTACAAAATCCGCAAGGCGTGGACTTTTCAGATTTTGCCTCATGTGAAGGGCAGGAGAATCAATATTACATTACGGATGAGGAGGTCGTCTTACCAAATGAAAACTCTGAAATTCGATGTCTTCAGTTCTATGCCTCTTTGGAAGAGATCGAAGAGGAAAGTGAGGATATTTGCGCCCAAGGTAAATGCCGGGAAGATACCAGAGAACTGGTTTTGCCAGAAGGTACTTTTAGAGCGGGTGATGATGGAGGTGACTTTACCTTTTTTCCAAATGAAGGTTTTACCGATCAGGAAGTGACCGTGTATTATACCATTACAGACAATTACGGAAAGTCTTCCACAGGTAATAGTATGACCTTGAAAATTCAGGAATCGCCAGAGCCAGTTACGTTATTTGTCGAGGATGCAAGTAATCCTGAAACAGAAATTAGACTTTGTGGGGGCGAGTCAGTAAGTCTCCAGTCGGAGGGCAATGAAGCATACGACCGATACGAATGGTATAAAGATGGTGAGCTGATCGAAGGAGAGGCTTCACCTCAACTCATAGCTGGAGAGAAAGGAGTGTATCAAGTGTATGCTTACAATAGGAAAAATTGCCCTGCCAAGTCGAATGAGATTACTTTGGTTTTCCCAGAATTCCCCGGGTTTGAGGTGGAGGATAGGGTAGTGGGATGCACCCCAGGAGAACCAGTGGACGTCAGTGCTGTCATAGCTGGCTTTGACCTTATCTTGTATGATTACAGATTAGTAAATACTGCAGGTGAGCAATTTATCAATGAAGAGTTACGCAGTATAGCTGAAGCAGGCGATTATGAATTAAGTTTGAAACACAAAGACCTGGAATGCTGGTCTTCTCCTAATCCCCTGGAAGTAATCATACTTGATGAAGAATTTGTGGCAGATTTTGAGTTTGAGGTTTTAGGTACAGGAGTGAAAGGGGAGGAAGATGGAGGTTTTTTTCCGGATGATCAGTTTCAGTTTACCGACCGATCCGACGAAACAGCTGTCTCATGGTTTTGGGATTTCGGGGATGGATCTACGAGTGAAGAAAAAAATCCTACACATATATATGGTAAAAAAGGAAGTTTTAATGTGTCGCTGACCATCACCAATGAATTGGGGTGTGAGTCGGTGGAGGAGAAAACTTTGGAGATCATCAGAAGTTATCGCTTAATGTTCCCTACCGGATTTACTCCTTTAGATAATACCAATGAATTGTTTGAACCGAAATATAAAGGATTAGTATCGGGAGAACTGTTGATTTTCAATCTGTGGGGCGAATTGATTTTCAGATCAGAAAGTCTGGATGAGTTAGGTTGGGATGGTAAGTTGGACGGTGAATTACTAGATGCGGGCATTTACATCTATAGATTTAACGGAGTGGCTACTGATGGGGAAGAAGCTGTGGATTCTGGGAAATTTAAACTGATTCGATGA
- the ccoS gene encoding cbb3-type cytochrome oxidase assembly protein CcoS, protein MEVIFLLIAISLILAGSFLFLFFKAMKSGQFEDNYTPSIRMLFDYKSKKSTNKNKPSNQ, encoded by the coding sequence ATGGAGGTTATTTTTTTATTAATAGCAATAAGTCTAATCCTCGCAGGATCCTTTTTGTTTCTCTTTTTTAAAGCAATGAAAAGCGGGCAGTTTGAGGATAATTACACGCCTTCCATACGAATGCTTTTTGACTATAAATCGAAGAAATCAACCAATAAAAATAAACCATCAAACCAATAG
- the ccoN gene encoding cytochrome-c oxidase, cbb3-type subunit I: protein MNDTTLERFHYDNKIVKYFGAATIIWGVIGMLVGVLAATQLFLPEANLGNPYTTFGRIRPLHTNAVIFAFVGNAIFAGVYYSMPRLLKAPMWNKSLSWFHFYGWQLIILAAVLTLPLGYTTSKEYAELEWPIDIAIAVVWVAFGVNMIATILKRRERHMYVAIWFYLASFITVAVLHIVNSLELPVTFLKSYSAYAGVQDALVQWWYGHNAVAFFLTTPFLGLMYYFLPKAANRPVYSYKLSIIHFWSLIFLYMWAGPHHLLYTSLPEWAQVLGTVFSVMLLAPSWGGMVNGLLTLRGAWDKVASDPVLKFMVVAITAYGMATFEGPMLSFKNVSAIAHYTDWIIAHVHVGGLGWNGFLTFGMLYWMWPKLFKTTIYSKKLANVHFWLGVLGIIFYALPMYVAALTQFFMLREFDEMGKLAYGNFLQTVVELVPMYMLRAFGGLLYLSGAILMIYNMFKTAQVGQFQESEEDQAPALVKNYNPKGEFWHRAWERKPVFFAIMATIAILIGGIVEIIPTILVKSNVPTISSVKPYTALELEGRDIYIQNGCVGCHSQMIRPFRFETERYGEYSKAGEFVYDRPFLWGSKRTGPDLHRLGGKYPDSWHYFHMEDPRSMSPGSLMPPYPWLIENELDYSDLPAKIRTMQKLGVPYPEGYDQQASADLEAQAAGIAEGLKDAGVAVKPTTEIVALIAYLQRLGTDIKGATAND from the coding sequence ATGAATGACACTACGCTCGAGAGGTTTCATTATGACAATAAGATTGTCAAGTATTTTGGAGCTGCGACCATAATCTGGGGTGTGATAGGGATGCTAGTAGGTGTACTGGCGGCCACCCAATTATTTCTCCCTGAGGCTAACCTGGGCAATCCTTACACGACCTTTGGCCGGATCCGACCTCTGCATACCAATGCTGTGATTTTTGCCTTTGTGGGGAATGCAATTTTCGCTGGAGTCTATTACTCTATGCCTAGGCTGCTCAAGGCGCCAATGTGGAATAAATCCTTAAGCTGGTTTCACTTTTATGGCTGGCAGTTGATCATACTTGCAGCTGTGCTGACACTTCCATTGGGTTATACTACCTCTAAGGAATATGCGGAGCTAGAGTGGCCTATAGATATTGCTATTGCAGTAGTCTGGGTGGCTTTTGGGGTGAATATGATTGCGACAATCCTGAAGCGTAGGGAGCGTCACATGTATGTGGCTATCTGGTTTTACCTCGCCTCTTTCATCACCGTAGCTGTTTTACATATTGTGAACTCTTTGGAACTTCCTGTGACATTCCTGAAGAGCTACTCGGCTTATGCGGGAGTTCAGGATGCATTGGTACAGTGGTGGTATGGGCATAATGCAGTAGCTTTTTTCCTGACTACTCCTTTCCTGGGCCTGATGTATTATTTCCTACCAAAAGCTGCAAACCGTCCGGTTTACTCTTACAAACTTTCCATCATACATTTTTGGTCGCTGATTTTTCTATATATGTGGGCAGGTCCGCATCACCTACTTTATACCTCACTTCCTGAGTGGGCGCAGGTACTGGGGACGGTGTTTTCTGTGATGCTTTTGGCTCCATCATGGGGTGGTATGGTGAATGGATTATTGACCCTCCGAGGAGCCTGGGACAAAGTCGCCAGTGATCCAGTTTTGAAGTTTATGGTGGTAGCCATTACTGCATATGGTATGGCAACTTTTGAAGGACCTATGCTATCATTCAAAAACGTAAGTGCCATCGCGCACTACACCGATTGGATAATCGCCCACGTTCATGTAGGAGGTTTGGGTTGGAATGGTTTCCTGACCTTCGGTATGTTGTATTGGATGTGGCCAAAGCTTTTCAAAACCACCATTTATTCTAAAAAACTAGCGAACGTCCATTTTTGGTTAGGGGTGCTCGGGATCATTTTCTATGCCTTGCCAATGTATGTAGCTGCTCTTACTCAGTTTTTCATGCTAAGAGAGTTTGATGAAATGGGCAAATTAGCTTATGGAAATTTCCTTCAGACAGTGGTTGAACTGGTGCCCATGTATATGTTGAGAGCATTTGGAGGACTTCTGTACCTGAGTGGTGCGATCTTGATGATCTACAACATGTTCAAAACTGCTCAGGTGGGGCAATTCCAAGAATCTGAGGAAGACCAGGCCCCTGCACTTGTCAAGAACTACAATCCTAAAGGTGAGTTTTGGCACAGAGCATGGGAGCGAAAGCCAGTTTTCTTCGCCATTATGGCCACCATCGCCATATTGATAGGAGGAATAGTAGAAATTATCCCTACAATTTTGGTGAAATCAAACGTGCCTACTATAAGCTCGGTGAAGCCTTATACAGCTCTAGAGCTGGAAGGAAGAGATATCTATATCCAAAATGGATGTGTAGGCTGCCATTCTCAAATGATCCGCCCATTCAGGTTTGAAACTGAGCGGTATGGAGAATATTCCAAAGCAGGTGAATTTGTCTATGACCGTCCTTTCCTATGGGGTTCTAAGAGGACCGGGCCAGACCTTCATCGACTGGGTGGTAAGTATCCAGACAGCTGGCATTACTTCCACATGGAGGACCCGAGAAGTATGTCACCTGGCTCTTTGATGCCTCCATACCCATGGCTGATAGAAAATGAACTTGACTATTCTGATTTGCCGGCTAAAATCAGAACCATGCAGAAACTCGGGGTTCCTTATCCGGAGGGTTATGATCAGCAAGCATCGGCAGACCTGGAAGCGCAGGCCGCAGGAATAGCCGAGGGCTTGAAGGATGCAGGGGTAGCAGTAAAACCTACCACTGAAATAGTGGCCTTGATCGCTTATCTACAGCGATTAGGGACAGATATCAAAGGTGCAACTGCAAACGATTAA
- a CDS encoding cbb3-type cytochrome c oxidase subunit 3, translating to MYKEVMRSIEHVEIFPIISLIIFILFFTGVAIWAFRVPKGVIDHMSSLPLDKDDLTDKEP from the coding sequence ATGTACAAAGAGGTAATGAGATCCATAGAGCACGTTGAAATATTTCCGATTATTTCTCTGATCATATTTATCCTGTTTTTCACAGGAGTTGCGATTTGGGCGTTTAGAGTGCCAAAAGGTGTAATCGACCATATGAGTTCACTCCCACTGGATAAGGATGATTTAACTGATAAGGAGCCATGA
- a CDS encoding PorP/SprF family type IX secretion system membrane protein: MMRGVWLIFALWLIVFATKAQDIQYSQFYANPIYLNPALTGSSGLTRVGVNFRNQWPALDQSFIAYTAYADHFSEKYNSGIGFMVSGARESFTESSTYDLGLSYSYRLRLGENNFLHAGIVGSIYSRDVLFDQVILGTQLDVDKGVIVGQPGDGFEGDSHVKAPDLSSGLFYYDTRFWLGISAYHLLRPQISYLESDSNKLAIKYSAHGGVRFDLAPGRINDFFNNTDQERSLALAFNYKKQGAFSQLDLGAEFYFEPLVLGFWYRGLPTKYNLPNSESLIAVLGLELESGLTIGYSYDFVISKLGTNVSGGAHEISLKYIFAPKNRAKIYSNKLPSFRY, from the coding sequence ATGATGAGAGGAGTTTGGCTGATTTTTGCACTTTGGCTCATCGTATTTGCTACTAAGGCTCAGGATATTCAGTATTCTCAGTTTTATGCCAATCCTATTTATCTTAACCCTGCACTCACGGGAAGTTCAGGCTTGACCAGAGTAGGGGTGAATTTTCGTAATCAGTGGCCGGCACTTGATCAAAGCTTTATAGCATACACAGCCTATGCAGATCATTTCAGCGAAAAATATAACTCGGGAATTGGTTTTATGGTATCCGGAGCACGTGAATCTTTTACCGAGAGTAGCACTTATGACCTAGGGTTATCTTACAGCTACAGGCTCAGGCTTGGCGAAAATAATTTTTTACACGCCGGAATAGTAGGGAGTATCTATTCCAGAGATGTACTTTTTGATCAGGTCATCCTAGGAACTCAACTTGATGTGGACAAAGGAGTAATAGTGGGGCAGCCTGGGGATGGCTTTGAAGGGGATAGCCATGTGAAGGCTCCGGACTTAAGTTCAGGTCTGTTTTATTACGATACTAGGTTTTGGCTAGGAATATCAGCGTATCATCTCCTGCGTCCCCAAATCAGTTATCTGGAATCAGATAGCAATAAGCTGGCTATTAAATATTCTGCTCATGGTGGGGTTAGGTTTGATTTGGCTCCTGGCCGTATCAATGACTTTTTTAACAATACGGATCAAGAGCGGTCATTGGCTTTAGCCTTTAATTATAAAAAGCAGGGTGCATTTTCACAATTAGACTTGGGGGCGGAGTTTTATTTCGAGCCATTAGTATTAGGATTTTGGTACCGCGGTCTCCCTACCAAGTATAATTTGCCCAATAGCGAGTCATTGATTGCAGTTTTGGGATTAGAATTGGAGTCTGGATTGACCATAGGCTACAGTTATGATTTTGTGATTTCAAAATTGGGGACCAATGTTTCGGGGGGTGCGCATGAAATTTCTCTCAAGTATATTTTTGCACCTAAAAACAGGGCAAAAATCTACTCGAATAAGCTGCCTAGCTTTAGATATTAG